Proteins encoded in a region of the Actinomycetota bacterium genome:
- a CDS encoding 4-hydroxy-3-methylbut-2-enyl diphosphate reductase, with amino-acid sequence MSGTSGTVLLAAPRGYCAGVERAVDAVERALAKHGAPVYVRKQIVHNMHVVRDLESKGAIFVEEETEVPEGAVVVLSAHGVAPSVYENAGRRHLDVIDATCPLVTKVHVEARRFAGRGRTIVLIGHQGHEEVEGTSGQAPERTILVQSPDDARTVDVPDPDNLSYLTQTTLSVDETNEIVRILEQRFPSIQGPPRDDICYATQNRQDAVKVIAPKSDVMLVIGSQNSSNSNRLAELSRELGTPAFLVDDETDVDAAWLEGADTVGLTSGASAPEWLVHRMLTWLAHRGFATVEEVTLTEERVRFSLPAGVRQIPVSVVDPPKAP; translated from the coding sequence ATGTCCGGCACCTCCGGCACCGTGCTGCTCGCTGCCCCGCGTGGCTACTGCGCAGGGGTGGAGCGCGCCGTCGACGCGGTTGAGCGTGCGCTCGCGAAGCACGGGGCCCCCGTCTACGTCCGCAAGCAGATCGTGCACAACATGCACGTCGTGCGAGACCTGGAGTCGAAGGGAGCGATCTTCGTCGAGGAGGAGACGGAGGTACCCGAGGGAGCCGTGGTCGTGCTCTCGGCACACGGGGTCGCGCCGTCGGTCTACGAGAACGCGGGGCGCCGGCACCTCGACGTGATCGACGCGACATGCCCGCTGGTCACCAAAGTGCACGTAGAGGCTCGCCGGTTCGCCGGCCGGGGTCGCACGATCGTCCTGATCGGCCACCAGGGTCACGAGGAGGTCGAGGGCACGAGCGGACAGGCTCCGGAGCGAACGATCCTCGTGCAGTCGCCGGACGATGCGCGGACCGTCGACGTGCCCGACCCGGACAACCTGAGCTACCTGACCCAGACGACCCTGTCGGTCGACGAGACGAACGAGATCGTGCGCATCCTCGAGCAGCGGTTCCCGTCGATCCAGGGACCCCCCCGCGACGACATCTGTTACGCGACCCAGAACCGACAGGACGCCGTGAAGGTGATCGCGCCGAAGTCCGATGTCATGCTCGTGATCGGATCGCAGAACTCCTCGAACTCGAATCGCCTGGCCGAGCTCTCGAGGGAGCTCGGCACGCCGGCCTTCCTCGTCGACGACGAGACCGACGTCGACGCGGCGTGGCTCGAGGGCGCCGACACCGTCGGCCTGACGTCCGGCGCGTCGGCGCCCGAATGGCTGGTGCACCGCATGTTGACCTGGCTCGCCCATCGCGGGTTCGCGACGGTCGAGGAGGTGACGCTCACCGAGGAGCGGGTGCGGTTCTCCCTGCCTGCGGGGGTGCGGCAGATCCCGGTCTCGGTCGTCGATCCGCCGAAGGCGCCCTGA
- a CDS encoding transglycosylase SLT domain-containing protein → MTRTDTERRRFPAALFLASLITLVPAASIVNTAHAREADIGRHICQIDWRKGDWHIKQLIRCAEDRWSVPGGSSMALYVANRESHLNPKAYNGYSGASGIFQHLRQYWPERADSFGFDGWSAFNARANVMVTMRMVHRMGSWSHWSI, encoded by the coding sequence ATGACCCGTACCGACACCGAGCGCCGCCGCTTCCCGGCCGCGCTGTTCCTTGCCTCGCTGATCACCCTCGTGCCCGCCGCTTCCATCGTGAACACCGCGCACGCCCGCGAGGCCGACATCGGTCGCCACATCTGCCAGATCGACTGGCGCAAGGGCGACTGGCACATCAAACAGCTCATCCGATGTGCCGAAGATCGCTGGAGCGTGCCTGGAGGATCATCGATGGCCCTGTACGTGGCCAACCGGGAATCCCACCTCAACCCGAAGGCCTACAACGGCTACAGCGGGGCGAGCGGCATCTTCCAGCACCTGCGTCAGTACTGGCCCGAGCGAGCCGACTCCTTCGGCTTCGACGGCTGGTCGGCGTTCAATGCCCGAGCCAACGTCATGGTGACGATGCGCATGGTGCATCGCATGGGCAGCTGGAGCCACTGGAGCATCTGA
- the corA gene encoding magnesium/cobalt transporter CorA: MITGRLYRAGQPNGEPLDPERADGWTRGTGRFAWIDVVDPDAADLAYLEHTFGLHPVTLEDAQHRRQRTKVELFEGYAFVVLRPVTMAGDTVTATEHEIHAIAGADFLVTVRWTPLYPLDAVKTRWERHADLHGAGFGLYVLLDEVVDGYLSVVEGLEDEADELEDVVFERDDSSERGSHVQERLFRLKRSTVLLRRSAAPLRYGIDLLQEEPAFASPALSPYFRDVMDHVIRVAELADNVRDLLTSMLEVRVAQAANRLNEVMKQLSAWAAIVLVPTLIAGIYGMNFRDMPELRWQLGYPLALGMMVGTAIGLYVVFKKRGWL; this comes from the coding sequence ATGATCACCGGCCGCCTCTATCGAGCGGGACAACCGAACGGCGAGCCGCTCGACCCCGAGCGAGCGGATGGCTGGACCCGCGGGACCGGCAGGTTCGCGTGGATCGATGTCGTCGATCCGGACGCCGCCGACCTCGCATACCTCGAGCACACGTTCGGCCTGCACCCCGTGACCCTCGAGGACGCTCAGCACCGGCGCCAACGGACGAAGGTCGAGCTCTTCGAGGGCTACGCGTTCGTCGTGCTGCGGCCGGTCACGATGGCCGGGGACACCGTGACCGCGACCGAGCACGAGATCCACGCGATCGCCGGCGCCGATTTCCTCGTGACCGTGCGATGGACGCCGCTCTACCCGTTGGATGCCGTCAAGACGAGGTGGGAGCGTCATGCCGACCTCCACGGCGCTGGGTTCGGCCTGTACGTGTTGCTCGACGAGGTCGTCGACGGCTACCTCTCCGTGGTCGAGGGTCTCGAGGACGAGGCGGACGAACTCGAGGACGTGGTCTTCGAGCGCGACGACAGCTCCGAGCGAGGATCGCATGTGCAGGAGCGTCTGTTCCGCTTGAAGCGATCGACCGTCCTCCTTCGACGCTCGGCCGCCCCACTCCGCTACGGCATCGACCTCCTGCAGGAAGAGCCTGCGTTCGCGTCCCCGGCGCTGTCGCCTTACTTCCGCGACGTGATGGACCATGTGATCCGAGTCGCCGAGCTGGCGGACAACGTGCGCGACCTGCTGACCTCGATGCTCGAGGTTCGCGTCGCTCAGGCCGCGAACCGGCTGAACGAGGTGATGAAGCAACTCAGCGCCTGGGCGGCCATCGTGCTCGTGCCGACCCTCATCGCCGGCATCTACGGCATGAATTTCAGGGACATGCCGGAGCTGCGCTGGCAGCTCGGCTATCCGCTGGCGCTCGGCATGATGGTCGGCACGGCGATCGGGCTCTACGTGGTGTTCAAGAAGCGCGGGTGGCTCTGA
- a CDS encoding GNAT family N-acetyltransferase codes for MIPLDSRIPEHVLRFWRALDALFGRVEPTRWGAVVTDGRFPAVWDANYARVDVAAADLTLAEVEASLLPALLETGSSVQHVVSFYPRATERLLQELADRGHRLTWDLVMDLDVQPPAEGSWQVEALPNGPELWGRVRESLALFGIDDDTTADQLARIERDVLAPGSKRWFGVRDDGGDLTSLGALLVLDDVGYIDNVATFEHARGRGLASAVTAHMIGVAVRGGASHVCLFADADDRSVVGMYERLGFRHAGVLAATRGPVDPGAINRADRGSGQP; via the coding sequence GTGATCCCCTTGGACTCGCGGATCCCCGAGCACGTGCTGCGGTTCTGGCGCGCGCTCGACGCCCTGTTCGGCCGGGTGGAGCCGACGCGGTGGGGCGCTGTCGTGACCGACGGCCGCTTCCCGGCGGTCTGGGACGCGAACTACGCCCGCGTCGACGTGGCCGCTGCCGACCTCACGCTCGCGGAGGTCGAGGCGTCCCTGCTGCCGGCGCTCCTCGAGACGGGTTCGTCGGTGCAGCACGTCGTCTCGTTCTACCCGCGCGCCACCGAGCGCCTGCTCCAGGAGCTCGCGGACCGCGGTCACCGCCTCACCTGGGACCTGGTGATGGATCTCGACGTCCAACCGCCCGCCGAAGGGTCCTGGCAGGTGGAAGCGCTCCCGAACGGACCGGAGCTGTGGGGCCGCGTCCGCGAGTCGCTGGCACTGTTCGGCATCGACGACGACACGACCGCCGACCAGCTGGCCCGGATCGAGCGTGATGTGCTCGCACCGGGTAGCAAGCGCTGGTTCGGCGTGCGCGACGACGGCGGAGATCTCACGTCGCTGGGAGCGCTGCTGGTGCTCGACGATGTCGGCTACATCGACAACGTGGCGACCTTCGAGCATGCACGCGGGCGCGGACTCGCGAGCGCCGTGACCGCCCACATGATCGGGGTCGCGGTGCGGGGCGGCGCCTCCCACGTCTGCCTGTTCGCCGACGCGGACGACCGATCGGTTGTCGGCATGTACGAACGGCTCGGGTTCCGGCACGCGGGCGTGCTCGCTGCGACCAGAGGCCCGGTGGACCCCGGCGCGATCAATCGGGCAGACCGAGGTAGCGGACAGCCGTGA
- a CDS encoding NUDIX hydrolase, which produces MKTQIRAGGGVVRRRGRVGPEFALVHRPRYDDWTFPKGKAEDGESDEENAEREVREETGFRCERGPEVTTIDYLDHLDRPKTVRYWLMYPAGGAFAPNAEVDELRWVDAPTAAALLTYDHDRGVLDAARSFDQPVYLVRHAKAGDRDAWIEDDVLRPLSRRGKAQAEGLVTLFRELEVDHLLSSPAVRCVQTVRPLALARSITIEERDELAEGAPTESALSLVRSRGGAVVICSHGDVIPAIVLGLAERGIEMHDPPAWRKGSTWMLERDGGLFTAVRYLGLPD; this is translated from the coding sequence GTGAAGACCCAGATCCGCGCCGGTGGCGGTGTGGTGCGTCGACGGGGTCGCGTCGGCCCCGAGTTCGCGCTCGTGCACCGGCCGCGCTACGACGACTGGACGTTCCCCAAAGGGAAGGCCGAGGACGGGGAATCCGACGAGGAGAACGCCGAGCGCGAGGTGCGCGAAGAGACCGGCTTCCGATGTGAGCGTGGCCCCGAGGTCACCACGATCGACTACCTCGACCACCTCGACCGCCCGAAGACGGTGCGCTACTGGCTGATGTATCCGGCGGGAGGCGCGTTCGCGCCGAACGCCGAGGTGGACGAGCTGCGGTGGGTCGATGCGCCGACCGCAGCCGCCCTGCTCACCTACGACCACGACCGAGGGGTGCTGGACGCGGCGCGCTCGTTCGATCAGCCGGTCTACCTCGTGCGGCACGCGAAGGCCGGCGACCGCGACGCATGGATCGAGGACGACGTCCTGCGTCCGCTCTCGAGGCGGGGCAAGGCGCAGGCGGAAGGGCTCGTGACGCTGTTCCGCGAACTCGAGGTCGACCACCTGCTGTCGAGCCCGGCGGTGCGGTGCGTGCAGACCGTGCGGCCGCTGGCCCTCGCGAGGTCGATCACGATCGAGGAGCGTGACGAGCTCGCCGAAGGCGCGCCCACCGAGTCGGCGCTCTCGCTCGTCCGGTCGCGCGGGGGCGCCGTGGTGATATGCAGCCACGGCGACGTGATCCCCGCGATCGTGCTTGGCCTCGCCGAACGCGGGATCGAGATGCACGATCCGCCCGCCTGGCGGAAGGGCTCGACCTGGATGCTGGAACGCGACGGGGGCCTGTTCACGGCTGTCCGCTACCTCGGTCTGCCCGATTGA
- a CDS encoding CYTH and CHAD domain-containing protein, protein MKLEREAKLEVEPGFRMPDLSSLDGSFCGRSGTTERFVSTYHDTDDLRLVRWGASLRYRNTEGWVVKLPRSVAAPTVVRQEHSFDGGAGKAPAEAADLVRGLVRGGSIGPVLRLQTVRHRTRIVRPADDRMVAEVVDDEVSVLEGRRIVDRFREIEVELAHDAADPAMAPIVDLLIDAGARIGEPLPKIVRALGERAHAPPDVVAAEVGPSSTVEEVVRSTIATSTRRLMQHDAVVRLGVDPEGVHQARVATRRIRSDLRTFRSLLEPRWRDELRGELGWLGRELGGVRDCDVLGERLREDALLLPDDDATNVAKVLDRLRARRDAARAEMLSAMREPRYLRLLDALVAASAEPCMLRDVAGAPAAEVMGVLMDSPWGHLKKLCDGLGPDSADAELHEARIRAKRVRYAAEVLTPVFGKPARTFARRAETLQEVLGSHQDAVMAIAWLREQAGGATPRVAFTAGRLAGIEATGRDEARRAWPDAWAGLRRKRLRFWE, encoded by the coding sequence GTGAAGCTCGAGCGAGAGGCCAAGCTCGAGGTCGAGCCCGGCTTCCGGATGCCGGACCTCTCCTCGCTCGACGGGTCCTTCTGCGGGCGATCCGGTACGACCGAGCGGTTCGTCAGCACCTACCACGACACCGACGACCTGCGACTGGTCCGCTGGGGGGCGTCTCTCCGATACCGCAACACTGAGGGGTGGGTGGTCAAACTCCCACGGTCGGTCGCCGCCCCGACGGTGGTGCGGCAGGAGCACTCCTTCGACGGAGGTGCGGGGAAGGCGCCGGCGGAAGCGGCCGACCTCGTCCGCGGCCTCGTCCGGGGTGGATCGATCGGGCCGGTACTCCGCCTGCAGACCGTCCGCCACCGAACCCGGATCGTGCGACCGGCCGACGATCGCATGGTGGCCGAGGTCGTCGACGACGAGGTGTCGGTGCTCGAGGGCCGTCGCATCGTTGACCGGTTCCGCGAGATCGAGGTCGAGCTCGCGCACGATGCGGCCGACCCGGCGATGGCTCCGATCGTCGATCTGCTGATCGACGCCGGGGCTCGCATCGGCGAACCGTTGCCGAAGATCGTGCGCGCGCTCGGCGAACGTGCCCATGCCCCACCTGACGTGGTCGCGGCAGAGGTCGGTCCGTCGTCGACCGTCGAGGAGGTCGTTCGGTCGACGATCGCGACGTCGACGCGACGCCTGATGCAGCATGACGCTGTCGTGCGGCTCGGCGTCGACCCCGAGGGAGTGCATCAGGCTCGGGTCGCGACCCGACGGATCCGCTCCGACCTGAGGACGTTCCGCTCCCTGCTCGAGCCCAGATGGCGCGACGAGCTCCGAGGGGAGCTGGGATGGCTGGGAAGGGAGCTTGGAGGGGTCAGGGACTGCGACGTGCTCGGGGAGCGGCTTCGGGAGGACGCGCTCCTGTTGCCCGACGACGACGCGACGAACGTGGCGAAGGTGCTCGACCGGTTGCGTGCGAGACGCGATGCCGCTCGCGCCGAGATGCTCTCCGCGATGCGCGAGCCGAGGTACCTGCGGCTGCTCGACGCCCTGGTCGCCGCCTCGGCCGAACCGTGCATGCTCCGCGACGTGGCCGGTGCGCCGGCGGCCGAGGTGATGGGGGTCCTGATGGACTCCCCGTGGGGGCACCTCAAGAAGCTCTGCGACGGCCTCGGCCCCGACTCCGCCGACGCCGAGCTGCACGAAGCCCGCATCCGGGCCAAACGCGTGCGCTACGCGGCCGAGGTGCTCACCCCGGTCTTCGGCAAACCCGCCCGGACCTTCGCGCGGCGCGCCGAGACGTTGCAGGAGGTGCTCGGGAGCCATCAGGATGCGGTGATGGCCATCGCGTGGCTCCGGGAGCAGGCAGGGGGAGCGACGCCTCGCGTCGCATTCACCGCCGGTAGGCTCGCGGGCATCGAGGCGACTGGGCGCGACGAGGCACGGCGAGCGTGGCCAGACGCTTGGGCCGGCCTCCGCCGGAAACGCTTGAGGTTCTGGGAGTGA
- the ppk1 gene encoding polyphosphate kinase 1, whose product MDAQPFPESVTATTSRYINRELSWLEFDSRVLALAEDPARHLLERVKFVAIYTQNLDEFFQIRVSGLEEQVDAGVAAMTPDGMNPQEQLEASRERVVAMQERADALVLGDLLPALEKERIRVVHWEQLADADREFLGRRFRERIFPVLTPLSVDPSHPFPYISNLSLNLAAAIRDPLTGERRFARVKIPPLLPRFTDLPDGERFVPLEEVVAAHLDQLFPGMDILGVHVFRVTRDADVEVEEDEADDLLAAIETVLQRRQRGATAIRLEIDPTMSDEMRQLLMRELGVDESQVYVGEWLLALGDLWFFAHLDRPDLKDEPWTPVTPPTLQSAEGTADVFEAIRRGDILVHHPYDSFSSSVEAFVEQAASDPDVLAIKQTLYRTSSDSPIIHALVRAAQAGKQVVALVELKARFDELANITFARTLETAGVHVVYGVVGLKTHAKTCLVVRREGGGIRRYAHIGTGNYNPTTARLYEDLGLLTADPDLGADLTDLFNLLTGYSRQREYRKLLVAPVTMRPGLEALIRREMSHDDGSIVLKMNSLVDADLIDALYEASQAGVGIDLLVRGICCLRPGVPGLSEEIRVRSIVGRFLEHSRIYRFGSEQRGYDYLIGSADWMPRNLDRRVEALTPVEDPALQERLDEILRVGFDDDELAWELDPEGVWGKVAATEGVEAHRVLQELAVARAGGDR is encoded by the coding sequence GTGGATGCCCAGCCCTTCCCCGAGTCCGTGACGGCCACGACCTCGCGGTACATCAATCGCGAGCTCTCCTGGCTGGAGTTCGACTCGCGCGTCCTCGCGCTGGCCGAAGATCCGGCCCGCCACCTGCTCGAGCGGGTGAAGTTCGTCGCGATCTACACGCAGAACCTCGACGAGTTCTTCCAGATCAGGGTCTCGGGTCTCGAGGAGCAGGTCGATGCCGGCGTGGCGGCCATGACCCCCGACGGCATGAATCCCCAGGAGCAATTGGAGGCAAGCCGCGAACGTGTCGTCGCGATGCAGGAACGCGCCGACGCGCTCGTGCTCGGCGACCTGCTGCCCGCGCTCGAGAAGGAACGCATCCGGGTGGTGCACTGGGAGCAGCTCGCCGACGCCGACCGGGAGTTCCTCGGGAGGCGCTTCCGCGAGCGCATCTTCCCCGTGCTCACGCCCTTGTCGGTCGACCCGTCGCACCCCTTCCCCTACATCTCCAACCTGTCGCTGAACCTCGCGGCGGCGATCCGCGATCCTCTGACGGGTGAACGCCGCTTCGCCCGAGTGAAGATCCCTCCGCTGCTGCCGAGATTCACCGACCTGCCCGACGGCGAGCGCTTCGTGCCACTCGAGGAGGTCGTGGCTGCCCACCTCGACCAGCTCTTCCCGGGTATGGACATCCTCGGGGTGCACGTGTTCCGCGTGACTCGCGACGCCGACGTTGAGGTCGAGGAGGACGAGGCCGACGACCTGCTCGCCGCGATCGAGACCGTGCTCCAGCGCCGGCAGCGAGGTGCGACCGCGATCCGGCTCGAGATCGACCCGACGATGAGCGACGAGATGCGCCAGCTCCTGATGCGCGAGCTCGGCGTCGACGAGTCCCAGGTCTACGTGGGGGAATGGCTGCTGGCGCTTGGCGACCTGTGGTTCTTCGCCCACCTGGACCGTCCCGACTTGAAGGACGAACCCTGGACGCCCGTCACCCCACCCACGCTGCAGTCGGCGGAGGGCACGGCAGACGTGTTCGAGGCGATCCGTCGCGGTGACATCCTCGTGCATCACCCGTACGACTCCTTCTCGTCGTCGGTCGAGGCGTTCGTCGAACAGGCCGCCAGCGATCCAGACGTGCTCGCGATCAAGCAGACCCTCTACCGCACGTCGTCGGACAGCCCGATCATCCATGCGCTCGTGCGCGCCGCGCAGGCCGGAAAGCAGGTCGTGGCCCTCGTCGAGCTGAAGGCGCGGTTCGACGAGCTGGCGAACATCACGTTCGCGAGGACGCTCGAGACCGCGGGCGTGCACGTCGTCTACGGCGTGGTCGGCCTCAAGACGCACGCCAAGACGTGCCTCGTGGTACGCCGCGAGGGCGGCGGCATCCGCCGCTACGCACACATCGGCACAGGCAACTACAACCCGACCACCGCCCGCCTGTACGAGGATCTCGGCCTGCTGACCGCCGATCCCGACCTCGGCGCGGACCTCACCGACCTGTTCAACCTGCTCACGGGGTACAGCCGGCAGCGCGAGTACCGCAAGCTCCTCGTCGCCCCGGTGACGATGCGTCCGGGACTCGAGGCCCTGATCCGTCGGGAGATGTCGCACGACGACGGATCCATCGTGTTGAAGATGAACAGCCTCGTCGACGCAGACCTGATCGACGCCCTCTACGAGGCGTCGCAGGCCGGGGTCGGCATCGACCTGCTCGTCCGCGGAATCTGCTGCCTCCGTCCCGGCGTGCCGGGGCTTTCCGAGGAGATCCGGGTCCGCTCGATCGTCGGTCGGTTCCTCGAGCATTCTCGCATCTACAGGTTCGGGAGCGAGCAGCGGGGATACGACTACCTGATCGGGTCGGCCGACTGGATGCCTCGCAACCTCGACCGTCGTGTGGAGGCGTTGACGCCGGTCGAGGATCCGGCGCTGCAGGAACGCCTGGACGAGATCCTGCGCGTGGGGTTCGACGACGACGAGCTCGCGTGGGAGCTGGACCCCGAGGGCGTCTGGGGCAAGGTCGCGGCGACCGAGGGCGTCGAAGCCCACCGCGTGCTCCAGGAGCTGGCGGTGGCGCGCGCCGGCGGCGATCGGTGA
- a CDS encoding DUF47 family protein: MKLKVSQKPDQFFDLFQESAASLCAATDQLRNLVHEYEDVEAKARRIAEREHESDEITHAIIRLINTTFVTPMDREDIYQLATALDDVMDAVEATADLFVLHAIEEPRQAMRDQVDVLCQAARQTEQAMIAFRNLRRDQLEPYWVEINSLENQGDRLYRRAVADLFSGDHRAMDVLRWKAVNETLEEALDGLENVANVIEAVVLKHA, encoded by the coding sequence GTGAAGTTGAAGGTGTCACAGAAGCCGGATCAGTTCTTCGACCTGTTCCAGGAATCAGCTGCGAGTCTGTGCGCGGCGACCGATCAACTCCGCAACCTGGTGCATGAGTACGAGGACGTCGAAGCGAAGGCGCGGAGGATCGCCGAGCGGGAGCACGAGAGTGACGAGATCACCCACGCGATCATCCGCCTGATCAACACGACGTTCGTCACCCCGATGGATCGCGAGGACATCTACCAGCTCGCGACCGCGCTGGACGACGTGATGGATGCGGTGGAAGCGACGGCCGACCTGTTCGTGCTCCACGCGATCGAGGAGCCTCGTCAGGCGATGCGTGATCAAGTCGATGTCCTTTGCCAGGCCGCTCGCCAGACCGAGCAGGCGATGATCGCCTTCCGGAACCTGCGACGGGATCAGCTCGAGCCCTACTGGGTCGAGATCAACAGCCTCGAGAACCAGGGTGATCGTCTCTACCGTCGGGCGGTCGCCGATCTGTTCTCAGGTGACCACCGAGCCATGGACGTGCTCCGCTGGAAGGCTGTGAATGAAACGCTCGAGGAAGCGCTCGACGGGCTCGAGAACGTGGCGAATGTGATCGAGGCCGTCGTTCTCAAACACGCGTAG
- a CDS encoding inorganic phosphate transporter, protein MTIWVAAIIFIALAFDFFNGFHDAANSIATVVSTRVLSPQRAVVWAAFFNFVAFMVFGTEVAATIANDVVHPDVFTNAVIFAGLVGAVAWDIITWWVGLPTSSSHALVGAMAGAAVASAGWASLIASGFQKIAVFIVLSPVVGLLLGFTLMAAIYWTFHRYRRLERLNRGFRVGQLFSAASFSLAHGANDAQKTMGIILALLIANGVLPSDADVPLWVVLSAHTAIGLGTLFGGWRIVHTMGSKITKLQPAQGMAAETAAAATIMANTVAGIPVSTTQTITGAIVGVGSTQRLSAVRWGVAGQVVWAWVLTIPGAFVISYVAYLPFKAFG, encoded by the coding sequence ATGACGATCTGGGTCGCGGCGATCATCTTCATCGCGCTTGCGTTCGACTTCTTCAATGGGTTCCACGATGCTGCGAACTCCATCGCCACCGTCGTGTCGACGCGAGTGTTGTCACCGCAGCGGGCCGTCGTGTGGGCGGCATTCTTCAACTTCGTCGCATTCATGGTCTTCGGAACCGAAGTCGCCGCGACGATCGCAAACGATGTCGTGCACCCCGACGTCTTCACCAACGCAGTGATCTTCGCCGGACTCGTCGGAGCCGTGGCGTGGGACATCATCACCTGGTGGGTTGGACTTCCGACGAGCTCTTCGCACGCCCTCGTCGGCGCGATGGCTGGGGCAGCGGTTGCCAGTGCGGGCTGGGCCTCGCTCATCGCGTCCGGGTTCCAGAAGATCGCCGTGTTCATCGTGCTGTCGCCCGTCGTCGGGCTGTTGCTGGGGTTCACCCTCATGGCGGCGATCTACTGGACGTTCCATCGATACCGCCGACTCGAGCGTCTCAACCGAGGGTTCCGGGTGGGGCAACTGTTCTCAGCAGCCTCGTTCAGCTTGGCCCACGGTGCGAACGACGCCCAGAAGACGATGGGCATCATCCTGGCGTTGCTGATTGCCAACGGAGTCCTTCCGAGTGACGCCGATGTCCCTCTCTGGGTGGTCCTGTCGGCCCATACGGCGATCGGATTGGGGACCCTCTTCGGCGGATGGCGCATCGTGCACACGATGGGTTCCAAGATCACCAAGCTCCAGCCCGCGCAGGGGATGGCGGCGGAGACGGCGGCGGCCGCGACCATCATGGCGAACACGGTTGCCGGCATCCCTGTCTCCACTACGCAAACGATCACGGGCGCGATCGTGGGGGTCGGGTCGACCCAGCGTCTGTCGGCGGTACGTTGGGGTGTCGCCGGACAGGTCGTTTGGGCGTGGGTCCTCACGATCCCAGGGGCATTCGTGATCAGCTACGTGGCGTATCTCCCGTTCAAGGCATTCGGATGA
- a CDS encoding DUF47 family protein has protein sequence MPFQVIPRELEFFDLFDRAADGMVRAVVDLTVLLSDLPNAAHHAERIRTLEEGGDELTHQILALVNTTFVTPFDRKDIHSLASSIDDVLDAMEGLADLLALLPISHPLPHFMQQIDVLQRAATSVALAVHDLRTLTGVEAACAEVKRAEREGDWVYRRGVAVLYSGDFGAMEVLMWKDLLDGAEDAIDHCEDIANIVESVALKFA, from the coding sequence GTGCCGTTCCAGGTGATCCCGCGGGAGCTTGAGTTCTTCGACCTGTTCGATCGAGCTGCCGACGGCATGGTGCGGGCCGTCGTCGATCTTACGGTGCTCCTCTCCGACCTCCCGAACGCCGCACACCATGCCGAGCGGATCCGAACCCTCGAGGAAGGGGGAGACGAGCTCACCCACCAGATCCTCGCGCTCGTGAACACGACGTTCGTCACACCGTTCGACCGCAAGGACATCCATTCGCTCGCCTCGTCCATCGACGATGTGCTCGACGCCATGGAGGGACTCGCCGACCTGCTGGCGCTGCTGCCGATCAGCCACCCGTTGCCCCACTTCATGCAACAGATCGATGTCCTGCAGCGGGCGGCGACCAGCGTCGCACTCGCGGTCCATGACTTGCGAACGCTCACCGGCGTGGAGGCCGCATGCGCCGAAGTCAAGCGCGCGGAGCGCGAGGGCGACTGGGTCTACCGCCGTGGTGTTGCGGTGCTGTACTCGGGCGACTTCGGAGCGATGGAGGTGCTGATGTGGAAGGACCTCCTCGACGGAGCCGAGGACGCGATCGATCATTGTGAGGACATCGCCAACATCGTCGAATCGGTGGCGCTGAAGTTCGCATGA
- a CDS encoding response regulator transcription factor — protein MSDPPVSILIVEDEESLADSVRYNLEREGYRVSVAADGRQALERFRAERPSLVILDLMLPELSGLDVCRSIRAVSDVPIIMVTAKDSEADKVSGLELGADDYVTKPFSVRELVSRVRAHLRRATMRGEPESIDDVIQGGPVEMDVARHEVRVGGEMVAFPPKEFELLEALLRRKGRLLTRLFLIEEVWGADYVGDTKTLDVHVKRIRQKIEADPHHPRHLVTVRGLGYRFVDDD, from the coding sequence GTGTCCGATCCTCCGGTCTCGATACTGATCGTCGAGGACGAGGAGTCCCTCGCCGACTCGGTCCGATACAACTTGGAAAGGGAGGGGTACCGCGTCTCGGTCGCTGCGGACGGTCGGCAGGCGCTGGAGCGGTTCCGCGCGGAGCGCCCGTCGCTCGTGATCCTCGATCTGATGTTACCCGAGCTGTCGGGGCTCGATGTGTGCCGCTCGATCCGCGCGGTGAGCGACGTACCCATCATCATGGTGACGGCGAAGGATTCGGAGGCCGACAAGGTCTCAGGTCTCGAGCTCGGTGCCGACGACTATGTGACCAAGCCATTCTCCGTCCGAGAACTCGTCTCCAGGGTCCGAGCACACCTCCGTCGCGCCACGATGCGCGGCGAGCCTGAGTCGATCGACGACGTGATCCAGGGAGGACCGGTGGAGATGGACGTCGCTCGGCATGAGGTGCGGGTCGGAGGTGAGATGGTCGCGTTCCCGCCCAAGGAGTTCGAACTGCTCGAGGCTCTCCTGCGCAGGAAGGGCCGCCTGCTCACGCGCCTCTTCCTGATCGAAGAGGTGTGGGGGGCTGATTACGTTGGAGACACGAAGACTCTCGATGTGCACGTGAAACGGATCCGCCAGAAGATCGAGGCCGACCCGCACCATCCCCGTCATCTCGTGACGGTCCGTGGGCTCGGCTACCGGTTCGTCGACGACGACTGA